The Mucilaginibacter rubeus genomic interval ATCAAAAGCGCGGCCAATAAATCAGCGCTTAAAGTGTTTATTATCCAGAACATCGACAGGCATTTAAATCTTGATGATATTGCGGCTTCCAAAGGTCTTACGTATGAGGAAATCCTGAAAGAAGTTGAAACTATTGTTAACTCGGGTACTAAGCTTAACCTGAATTATTACATTGATGAGGTAATTGACGAGGATAAGCAGGAAGAAGTGTTTGATTATTTCCGAACGGCCGAAGCTGATTCGATTGATGAAGCTTTAGCGGAGCTGGGAAGCGATGACTACACGCGCGAAGAAGTGCAACTGATGCGTATCAAATTTATGTCAGAGTTAGGAAACTAACTATATAAGATTTTATACTATAAACAGCCTTTGGATTGAATTCTGAAGGCTGTTTTATTTAAGGCTCTTTCCAAAATTGAGATGGTCAAGATTCATGTTGCCATTGGTAAGAATGTGCAGGGTAAGTACGTGAGCTCCTTTTTTCAAGGTTATTGAGCCAATGGAATCAGATGCATTCCAATGATGCCACTGCCGCCAGGCAACCGTATCTCGGTCATCATGTGTCGATGCGATGTTTAAAGGGCCTGTTGCATCTTTACCATCGATATCAACCGAGATGGTTCCATTACCGTTAGATGTATACAAAACGCCAATAGGGTAGGTGCCGGCTTTATTTACTTTAACTGTGTAATTGATCCATTCGCCGGGTTGTGTCCAGCCAACGTATAGTTTATTAAGATCGCGCGGAACCTTATTGTAAGGATTGTTATCAATGTTACCCGTTTTGGTATAGGAAATATCAACACCTTCTTTCATCCGGAATTCATTCAAAAACGAGCCGTTTGCCGGGTTTAATTTTCCGCTGCCATTGTTTATGCTATCGGTATCATGATAAGCTATCCCTTCTCCACCTTCGTCATAATACTCACATTCAAGTCTGCCCGGGAGCTGTTGCATTTTACCCTGCCATGGCTTGCCGCCGTTGTTTAAAATAAAAGCACATGAAATTATTGCTACTCCAGTTAAGATTATTAGGTTCTTTTTCATTTACAAATGATAGGTTGGTCTATAACAATATTAAAGCACTATTTAGCTATAATCATGAATTCCGTACGCCTGTTTTTGGCCCTGTCTTCGTCCGTTGTATTAGGTGCTATAGGCTGCGTTTCTGCGTAGCCCTTGTATACAAGGCGGCCAGGCGCTATACCTTTTGATACAAGATATTGATAAACTGACTTGGCTCTGTTTTCGGATAGTGCCTGATTACTTTGATGGTTACCAACGTTATCTGTATGGCCGGATATCTCAATGCGTATAGCTTGGTTTACCCCCAGAAATTCAATAAGCTTGGCCAGCTCGGCTTTAGATTCCTTTTCAAGATCATACTTGTTAGTATCGAAAAAGATATTTTTAAGGATCACCTTATTCCCAATTTCAATCGGCGATAACAATGCTACAATGTTGAAGGGATTCTTGGTTTTATAGTTCTTAAGCGAAAAGTTTTCAGAGTAAAACAGGTATCCGCCTTTTGAAATATTCAAGCCATAATTTTTACCAGAGGTGAGCGTGGCTAAAAAATCGCCTTTTTCTTCGTCACTGTAATCCTGGTAAACCACCTGATTGCTTTCCAGATCGATAATTTCAATGGCGGCCTCAAGCGGCTGTTTGGTCTTAATGTCTTTTACAAATCCCTTGACATAAGTAACCATTCGCGGCCTCAGGTTTACAGGAAGCTCAAACTTATAAATGTCGTATCCTCCATATCCGTTCAGGTTATTTGACGAAAAGAAAGCGTAATCGCCATTTGCCGTTAATGATAAGCCGCCCTCATCTCCATTGGTATTAATTGGATATCCCAGGTTTTCGGGTTTCTGCCATTTGCCATCTTTGCCCAAGCGACTTACGAACAGGTCTTTTGCCCCTAAACCGGGCCAGCCATCACTACTAAAATAAAGCGTACTATCATCGGGGTGTATAAATGGGGATTGCTCGTTATACGGAGTGTTAATGTTTGGGCCGAGGTTTTCAGGCTCGCCCCAGCCTTTTTCGCCCAATGTACTTTTCCAGATGTCATACCCGCCATAGCCACCTTTACGGTTACTTACAAAGTAAAGCGTGCGGCCATCTGCGTTTATTGATGGTTGAGATTCCCAGCCCGCGGTATTTACAGGTGGGTTCAGATCAATAGGTTTCCCCCAGTCGTTACCTTTTTTTTGCGCTATGTAAATATCGCAACGGCCCAGGCCATCCGGGCGGTTACATCCTGTGAAAAACAGGTACTTGCCATCCTGTGATATGGATTGCGCTCCTTCATTGTATTTTTCGGTGTTGATCTGGTTACTTAAATATGTAGCTGTGCCCCATTGGCCATTAACTTTCTCACTTTTATAAAAGTCTTCGTTGTTATTTATTTTCCGGGTAAATATCAGAGTGCTTTCGTCAGCTGTGGCAACGGGAAGGTATTCATCGTTGGCGGTGTTTATTTCAGCTCCGATATTTATCGGCTTAAAAGGTACAGGATGAGCCATAGCCACGATTCCGAACTTGGCATCAGCAAGCATTTTTTTTGCATAAGTG includes:
- a CDS encoding carbohydrate-binding protein; its protein translation is MKKNLIILTGVAIISCAFILNNGGKPWQGKMQQLPGRLECEYYDEGGEGIAYHDTDSINNGSGKLNPANGSFLNEFRMKEGVDISYTKTGNIDNNPYNKVPRDLNKLYVGWTQPGEWINYTVKVNKAGTYPIGVLYTSNGNGTISVDIDGKDATGPLNIASTHDDRDTVAWRQWHHWNASDSIGSITLKKGAHVLTLHILTNGNMNLDHLNFGKSLK
- a CDS encoding OmpA family protein, with amino-acid sequence MRIAILLVLALCLPALLRAQQPARYSSSNKEAIKYFALAYQNLDQHLYDEAIQNSLKAVGEDPRFIEAHLLLGDLYRMKRLYKPAVEHYAKVISLSPEFNRGAYLKAAEMEIHDANYAPAQQHLEKYLTYPDLSPENITYAKKMLADAKFGIVAMAHPVPFKPINIGAEINTANDEYLPVATADESTLIFTRKINNNEDFYKSEKVNGQWGTATYLSNQINTEKYNEGAQSISQDGKYLFFTGCNRPDGLGRCDIYIAQKKGNDWGKPIDLNPPVNTAGWESQPSINADGRTLYFVSNRKGGYGGYDIWKSTLGEKGWGEPENLGPNINTPYNEQSPFIHPDDSTLYFSSDGWPGLGAKDLFVSRLGKDGKWQKPENLGYPINTNGDEGGLSLTANGDYAFFSSNNLNGYGGYDIYKFELPVNLRPRMVTYVKGFVKDIKTKQPLEAAIEIIDLESNQVVYQDYSDEEKGDFLATLTSGKNYGLNISKGGYLFYSENFSLKNYKTKNPFNIVALLSPIEIGNKVILKNIFFDTNKYDLEKESKAELAKLIEFLGVNQAIRIEISGHTDNVGNHQSNQALSENRAKSVYQYLVSKGIAPGRLVYKGYAETQPIAPNTTDEDRAKNRRTEFMIIAK